A DNA window from Undibacterium sp. YM2 contains the following coding sequences:
- a CDS encoding disulfide bond formation protein B: MNLSKKLLLSIALTCIGLLAAAMYLQIVEKMLPCPYCVFQRYAFALIAVFCLIAAATDGIMHRITTGLALLSGLIGLGAAGKHFWILEHPALSCGIDPLETGLNSFFLAQWWPAMFRADGLCETPYPPTMGLSLPAWAGIFFILFSLTLLVLLIRNQKTKRSMFGSSR; this comes from the coding sequence ATGAATCTGTCGAAAAAACTTTTGCTGTCGATTGCCCTTACCTGCATAGGCTTGCTGGCAGCTGCCATGTATTTGCAAATCGTGGAAAAAATGCTGCCTTGCCCGTATTGTGTATTCCAGCGCTACGCCTTTGCCCTGATCGCGGTTTTCTGCCTGATTGCGGCTGCCACCGATGGCATCATGCACCGTATCACCACCGGTCTGGCGCTGTTATCTGGCTTGATTGGCCTGGGTGCCGCTGGCAAGCATTTCTGGATACTTGAACACCCCGCCCTGTCCTGCGGCATCGACCCGCTGGAAACCGGCCTGAACAGTTTCTTCCTGGCGCAATGGTGGCCAGCCATGTTCAGGGCGGACGGCCTGTGCGAAACACCTTATCCACCGACCATGGGCTTGTCATTGCCAGCTTGGGCAGGAATATTTTTTATATTGTTCAGCCTGACGCTGCTGGTATTGCTGATACGCAATCAAAAAACCAAGCGCAGCATGTTTGGCTCTTCGCGCTGA
- the prmC gene encoding peptide chain release factor N(5)-glutamine methyltransferase has product MLDWLQPGITLAGCENASPLDRIDTRLLLMHGLGLTRIQLITQSELVLNAEQLAIMDGLLSRRIQGEPIAYLVQEREFFGLNFRVTPDVLIPRPDTELLVELALQYTPANSRLLDMGTGSGAIAVAIAHQRPDLHVSALDVSPAALAVAQENASRHLPAAKVKFYCSNWYTALSEQQFQTIVSNPPYIVANDAHLQQGDLRFEPVDALTDHADGLSAYRHIIGQAYLHLLADGWILLEHGYDQAESVRGLLIKARFTDVQSWRDLAGIERVSGGKLLALTSQQT; this is encoded by the coding sequence ATGCTGGACTGGCTACAGCCTGGCATCACCCTGGCTGGCTGTGAAAACGCCAGCCCGCTGGACCGCATAGACACCCGCCTGCTACTCATGCATGGCCTGGGGCTGACGCGCATACAACTGATCACCCAGTCTGAACTGGTACTAAATGCAGAACAACTCGCCATCATGGATGGCTTGTTAAGCCGCCGCATCCAGGGTGAACCGATTGCCTACCTAGTGCAGGAACGGGAATTTTTTGGTTTGAACTTCCGTGTCACGCCCGATGTATTAATACCCCGCCCGGATACTGAATTACTGGTGGAGCTTGCGCTGCAATATACGCCAGCCAATTCCAGGCTGCTCGATATGGGCACAGGCTCCGGTGCAATTGCCGTGGCAATAGCCCACCAAAGACCAGACTTACATGTGAGCGCGCTGGATGTCAGCCCAGCAGCACTGGCAGTGGCGCAAGAAAATGCCAGCAGGCATCTGCCAGCAGCCAAGGTGAAATTCTATTGCAGCAACTGGTATACCGCTCTCTCTGAACAACAGTTCCAGACCATCGTCAGCAACCCGCCTTATATCGTAGCCAATGATGCGCATTTGCAACAAGGTGATTTACGCTTTGAGCCAGTTGACGCTCTGACTGACCATGCTGATGGCTTATCAGCCTATCGCCACATCATAGGCCAGGCATATTTGCACTTGCTGGCAGATGGCTGGATCTTGCTGGAACATGGTTACGATCAGGCAGAATCAGTGCGGGGCTTATTGATAAAAGCCCGATTTACCGATGTACAAAGCTGGCGGGACCTGGCGGGAATAGAGCGGGTATCAGGCGGAAAACTACTGGCACTGACATCACAACAGACATAA